The Drosophila innubila isolate TH190305 chromosome 2R unlocalized genomic scaffold, UK_Dinn_1.0 1_C_2R, whole genome shotgun sequence DNA window ataaattaattataataaataaatttgtaattaattgtcTGGCAGCGCTGTGTATTTTTAGAGTTTGCAATGTATcataatattacattttacaacactaacaaaatggagatgaaaacaaatgaataatagcttaataaataaagtaatactCTTCAGATATTACGCTTATTAACGTGTAAAGTACAAAGATTTAAACTAAAGGGCAGAGAGAAGAAGGTTAACCAATATGGATATTTCAAAAGCACCAAATCCACGCAAGCTACAACTGAGTCGCACCTACTTTCTGAGTAAGTTTAGTTGtcaaagaaaattgaaaactgatttaataaacttatatttCCAATTTAGCTGGTTTCGCCTTTTTGCCATTCGTTTGGGCCATAAATGTGTGCTGGTTCTTCGAGGAGGCCTTTCGCAAGCCACCATATCCCGAacagaatcaaataaaacgCTGTAAGTTTGCATTGGCTTTGTCTCTTTTGCACACACTTAACACTTACATCCTCTTCCCTCCTCTCTTGAAGATGTCATCTACTCGGCAATTGGGACACTTATCTGGacagttattttaattagttggaTCATCATATTCCAAACCAATCGAGCAGCTTGGGGCGCAACTGCCGACTATATGAGCTTCATAATACCGCTGGGAAGCGCATaatgtataaaactaattaGATAATAGTATTAAATTAACGATTGATATTATCAAAAAGAcatactaataaataaaacattttgtcaaataaCTCAATAGCCCAAAGGACAAGGACAAGGGAGTCCCCATAACTCATTAAATTacagttatttaattttttaaatacactttTTATTCACATCtaaagcttattttttttcttttgttatatatatatatatatctatatatgtgtactatattttgaaatttcttaGCACTAAttatgtgttttgttttgttttgtttgttcataatttgttttgaatgCCATTTAtccatttgttgttttgtcgcTACCGCTTCGTCGTTATTCGTTATTGTGACACTTGCCGGCATTTCCGGCTGTCGGATTTCTGGTTGCTTCTTCCGGTATCCGGATTCCTTGTGCTTACATACAATTTCATTGTTTAGAATGTCATTAAGTTTGCtcttgcttttgctttgttttattcatttaaaatacatatttgttttgtaaaaagATCTGCGCTTTtaccatttattttgttattaataaacTAAGCTGTCAATTTGCGATTAATCCACATTTAATCGTTAATTTGTGTCTCTATGCTGACTCCACTAcgaacattatttttttacgatAATTGTGAGATGAAAATTGTATCGTCGTCAACGGGGAAAATAGTAGcacaattgaaatatttatattattgatttttaatatgtatatcgGTAATTCcccttttgttttgttttttaaatacatatgatgcttttgtgtttataacatgccgcatgccacatcTAGTGAATTGTATCTTTAATTCACGTTTGAACATCAATCGAAACTAATTTAcagtgtatatataaaaagactTGATTTAAGGTATATTTACATGCAAtactttgtgtttttattgataaattctAAAGAATTGTGtgttcttaattttgttttgtttttgtttttttgtttgtttggagCTTAGGCTATAAAACATTAAGTGCCATTAAATCACGCGTGTAGTCTATGAAGCGGCTAGTGAACTACAACATACACCACCCACattcattcacattcacatactAGAATATAGTAAATGTAAGTTacacatataattataataataatatttcatcatatcatacacatacatatgtatatatatatatatattttttttttgtatttatataaatatatttaaagtacaCGTTTGATACTtagaaacatttaaattagtgGCGGCAACTGGGGCCGAGAAATTCACAAaaggaaaatgtttttttttttttttgtggttttagATAAACTACGGATACGAATAGTACAcacattacatacatacataagatATAAGAATGGGGCGCGCCCTTTGTCTTTTAGATGCAAATTTTGCGCTAGCTCCATTCGCAACACAGATAGGGATTAATTAATACACACTGCTAAATGCTAAATTTTGTAAGATCTACATTATATAATTGGTAATTTGTAATTGGTAATCCGATAATAATCGCTAAACAATatgcaatattattattaagtttcgttttgttttccatttttgtttgttttgttttgttttttttttttacaagaaatcAACACACTACAGGTTTTATACGTTTTGTTCATGTTCGATTTACGCCTCTCtcgtataatatatatataaatatatgcaactattattatattacgttttttgttttgttttgttttgttttaaatgtataatagtaatatatgtatataattatatataaatttataagtatatGCAAAATACACTTAGGAAAAACATCGCTAATTTGTAGTTATGCTATATTATCATCATATcattaatgtttatatatatatatacttgtatttatatgttttatctGGTAATAGTAATGATAACTTAGGCCTTACAACTACAATTATAGTTAACACGTTAAA harbors:
- the LOC117784308 gene encoding gamma-secretase subunit pen-2; translated protein: MDISKAPNPRKLQLSRTYFLTGFAFLPFVWAINVCWFFEEAFRKPPYPEQNQIKRYVIYSAIGTLIWTVILISWIIIFQTNRAAWGATADYMSFIIPLGSA